The nucleotide window GAAACCCCAGTCAGCAGTGAGAATTTTCCTGCTGGAAAGGTGACGGTCAGATCATCCAGCACCGGATGCGTCCGTTTGGGATAGGTAAAAGTCAGTGAATCAATCGTGACAGTAGCCAAACAAATTCCTCCAATAACAATTAGTGCGCAGTACTAGGTAAAACGTGGGCGCGAACTAACAGGTTTGCAATCAACTTGGTGAGAATACCACCAAAGAAGAAAATTGAGAGTAGCCGGACAACGAAGAGGAGTGCCATGAAGCCTAAATGATAGGATGCGTAGCCGTTCTTGATCATGTCCCAGCCAAAGGTGACGATGGCGGTGGTCAGTGAACTAAGAGCTAGTGTGAACCAGCCGTAATGTTTGTAACCAGTGAAGGCAAAGCCTAGTTCGGAACCAATTCCTTGAAGTGCGCCGGAAATCAAGGTGCTAGCTCCCCAGATACCACCGAAAAACATTTCGACGACGGCCCCCAGAAATTCACCTAATGTGGCAGAGCCTGGGATCCGGATGATAAACCCAGCCAGTGGACCGGCCATGACCCAAATACCGAGGAGCAGTTCATTGGCTAGGGGCTGTAATCCAGCGGGAGCGAGTGCCGCTGCCAGAACGGTGTAGAGTGGTCCGGTGACGAAGAAGATAGTCCCCATAAAGATTGCTAAGATAGTGACAAAAATAATATCGCGAACGTGCCAGCCTTTCATGATATGTAACCTCCTAAAAAGTGTACGCTGGGGCACCTTTTAGCTAAAAAAATCCCCACTAAGTTTCATTAGTGGGGGTCATTGAATAGCTTTATGGTACGCGTTCCCTTCGCTGGTACTAACCAGATCAGGTTCAATGGGTTTGTTCTCAGCCGCGATGGCACCCCAGTCGTATTTGAATGACTTAAGCGTAACCAATTTATCCGTGAATTGCAACCATTCGTCGCAACAACCCGGTCTAGGCCATTAGTGGTTCAAAGCTAAAAAAGTTCTTTACAAAAACATTACGGGATAAACAAGGCGGTTACAAAGCGTTAGAGTCTCTGTTCCTTCAACTAGAATAGTGCTAATGTAATAGTTAGTTGCATTAATTATTTTAAGAACGGAAAGGACCAATGACATGACAAGTTTACATATTCGACGGGGCATGGTCGTGCTACTAGCCGCCATCACAGTTGGTGGGGTCGTCAGTCAGGAAGTACCTGCTGACGCCGCTGGTTATCAGACGGTTTCAACCAAGAAAATTAAGAAGATGGCTTACCACAAGAAGAGCAGTAAAGGGGCCATCTTTAACAAGAAACACACCAAGAAGGTCAGCAACTTGAAGGCCCATCCCAACACGACTTGGTACGCCACCAAGCAAGCGACGTTGAAGCATGGGAAGACCAAGGGAATTTACCTTTACGTGAACAACAACAAGAAGACCGTCAAAGGTTGGGTTTGGCACAGCTATTTAAAAAAGGGGAAGGCCCCATTTGTTTTAAATAAGGCGAAGGCTGCGGTAGCCATGGACGCCAAGACGGGTAAAGTCGTTTGGTCTAAGCACGCTAACACGGCCCGGCCGATTGCGTCCGTCTCCAAGATTATGACGCTGTACCTGACTTTGAAAAAAGTCGATGGCAAGAACAGCAATTGGAACAAGAAGATTAAGATTAAGAGTAAGGGCCTCGTTCGGATGAGTAGGACTTCTGCGTATGGTGGCTTTCACTTTAAGCTGAATCACAGCTACACGGTCAAGCAACTCTACGACGCAGCCTTCCTGGATTCTTCGAACAATTCTGCGATTGCTTTAGGCCAATGGGTGGCTGGTAGTAATGGTAAGTTCATCAAGAAGATGAACGCTCAGGCTAAAGCTTGGAAGCTGGGTCACGCCCACTTTGTTTCCGCTTCAGGCTTGGAAAATAGTGACCTTCGTCAATTTGGGTATAAATATGGTTCCGCCAATGCCAACAAGGTTTCTGCTAAGGACGTTGCCTTGATGGCCCGCCACTTGATGACGGACTTCCCTCGCGTTCTGAAGGACGGCAAAGTTGGTTCCAAGCGGGTCAATGGTCAACTCTGCTACAACTACAACAATATGTTGAAGGGTCGGAAGTACTACCAAGCTTCACTGAAGGTTGATGGGCTGAAGACCGGGTACACCCCATTGGCTGGTTACTGCTTTGTCGGGACTGGTCAGAAATCTGGCAAGCACCGGGTCATTACGGTGGTTCTGCATGATGAAAACGAGTTTTCCGAAACGCGTTCACTGATGAATCACGTGTATGGTTTCAGAAGCATGGCTAACTAAACGGCGAATAAGCCAATTAGTGAGTGTTTTAGCACCCGGTTCAGTAGGCTAAGCTTGCCAACGAAATAGAATTCTAAAAATTTACCTATAATTCAAAAAAATTCGCATCAACCACAGTGACGGTTGATGCGAATTTTTGATTAAAATGACTGACAATCAGTTGGGAAGTTTGAGTTGCTAAGCGAAGTAATTAGTTCAGTCTCTGACCGGTGGATTACGAAAAAGTTACGACCCCAACAAGCAGATTACAAAATGGCTCAAGTGCTTGTTTGACAGGTCTTGCTTGTGCTAAGCTGGCCCTTGGATAATTGACACGATTATAATCGGAAAGAGGAATAGTTATGGGAATGTCTAAGTTTAAAGGGGCCGTTTTGGCCGTGTTGTTCACGGTGGCCCTGGGTGGGGCCGTAGCCACGGGGACAACGGCACATGCCGCTACATATACCACGGTTTCCACGACCAACGTGACGAAAGCTGCTTATCACAAGAAGAGTACCGCGGGGGCCATTTATAATAAGGCACACAATCGTCGGATCGCCACGATGAAGGGCTATCCGAACACGACTTGGTACGTGACGCAACACGCGACGTTGAAGCACGCAAATTCCAAGGGAATTTACTACTACGTTCAGAACAAGGCTGGGTCCGTTAAGGGCTGGATCTGGCACGGATACCTGACTAAGGGGAAAGCACCATTTGGCTTGAAGTACGCTAAGAATGCCATCGCCATGGACTATACGACGGGGAAGGCTGTTTGGTCAAAGAGTGCTAATACTGCGCGGCCAATTGCTTCCGTCTCAAAGCTAATGACGTTATACCTAGTTCTCCAAAAAGTCGATGGTAGTTCCAGTAAGTGGAATGAAGTCGTTGATACCAGTAGCAAGGGCTTGATTTCCATGAGTCAAAGTTCGTCGTGTGGCGGGTTCCTGTTCAAGACCGGTCATAAATACACGGTTAAGGACCTTTACGACGCAGCACTATTGGATTCGTCAAACAATGCCGCTATCGCACTGGGGCAATGGGTGGCCGGTTCTAACGCGAAGTTCATTCAACAAATGAACGCGCAAGCTAAGACTTGGAATTTGGATAAGGCCAGCTTTGTATCAGCCTCAGGTTTGGAAAACAGTGACTTAAAGGTCTTTGGCTACGCGTACGGGAGTGCGAACGCCAACATGGTTTCGGCCAAGGATGTGGCCTTGATTGCGCGCCACTTGATTCAGGACTATCCACGAATCTTGACTGACGGTTCCGTTGGGTCTAAAACGGTGGATGGCCAATTGACCTACAACTACAACAACCTGTTAAAGGGGCGGAAGTACTATCAAGCTGCCCTCAAGGTTGATGGGTTGAAGACAGGATACACGCCATTGGCTGGTTACTGTTTCGTTGGGACTGGTCAAAAGACCGGTAAGCACCGGGTCATCACGGTCGTTCTGCACGATGAGAACGAGTTCACGGAGACCCGTTCATTGATGAATCAGGCGTACAGTTACAGCAGCATGTCAGACTAATTTTAAGTCGATAATGCTTTACTATTCTTGGTTTGATAACAGTTTTCGAACTTTCAACCTTTAGCTATATATGTTTAGAACGCAAAAAGGAGTTGAGACAAAAGTCTCAACTCTTTTTTATGTTCTAGTTTAGTTTGAAGTAATTAGTCAGTCGTTAACCAAGCCTCAGGTTGGGCCATGGCAGCCCGTAAATCTTGATAGAACTGGCTGACATGATAGCCATCGGCAACGGCATGGTGAATGGTAAATGAGAGCGGCATAGTGGTCTTACCGCCTTTCGTCGTATATTGCCCAGCCTGGATGACCGGGAAGTACGTATTGAGTGGCGTGAATGGTAGCGGCGTGTAACTGGTGAAGTCCAGCCAGGGAATACTACCGATCATGTAGAGGTTAGCGCTTTGGGGTGCTTTGGGCATGGGCGTGTGTTGGGACCCCAAGCGCTTAAGGTCCTGTAAGTAGTCTTGATAAAATTGGGAAAAGTTTGGGCTGTATGCCGTCCAGAGGCTAGAAATACTGTGGTCATCTTCATGCAGGACACTGTATGAGGGATGGACGACGTCGAATTCAACCAGTTGATCGTCGACCATGCCGACGCGAAATTCTGGATGGCGCGTCAGCACCTGGCTAACTAGAAAAAGGTAGGCGGCGTTGAACTTGACTTCGTGACGATGAGCCCAGTCTAAAGTTGCTGTGATATCAATCGTGGCGTTGACGGTGAAACCGGTGGGCATCATTTTAGTAAAGTAATAGAAATACTCGCGGCGCGGCCAAGTTGTTTGGTCGATTGGGTGGTAGTTGGTATTAATGGTTGTCATGAAAACTCCTTATTTTTGGTTATAGGCAGGCTGACATTTAGCGAGCCAAGTTTGTTTGAGGTCCTTGAGTGTTTGTCTGAGATTCGTCACCTCGGTGGTTTCCTCTTCCCACAGGACTTCGTAGGTGAAGGCAGACTCGCCAAAGGTGTTCCAGTCGGCTTGCAGCGGACTGGTCCGGTAGAAATTTTTATTGAGGTTGAGGCGATAATATCCCCAACGATTATGCGTGTTGGCAACGGTGTCGATGAAGGTTTTACCATTCTTGGTGTTTTTGATTTGAATGACGCCGTACTTGGTCGGGGTCGCTTTGTATTGTCGAATGCGTTCTTTTTTGTCCATGATTACTCCTTAAAAGTGAGGCGCCAATAGTCCTGACCATCCGCGGTCCGTGCCAGAAATCCGTAGTCGATAAGGTAGCGGCGTAACCGGACATAGTCGTCAAAGATTGGGACTAACAGGTCGTTCATGGTGCGCTCAGTAAAATGCTGGGTCGTTGGAATTTCTAAGCTCACCCGCTTTAATACCGCTAAGATGGCCTTGTGTTGCTTAGGCCAGCGTTTGAGCCGCAACTTATCGCCAGGATCGAAATACTTTTGAAGGATCTGATGATAGTCACGCTGTGTAATAGCAATGAGGCCGTTAGCTTGGGTTGCTGGTGGCAGTGCGATGGGGGTATCTCGTTCAGGGTTATTGAAGACTTGATTATAAATAGCGAGGTAGAGCTTGGCCTGCTTGGCCTTTTCGCGGAACGTAAATTTTTGGTGACGAATGGTGGCGGCTGCCACATGGTTGTCCTGAGCAATTGTGGCATCCTTGACACCTTGACTAAATGCAACGAGTAAATCACGTTGCTTGGTGGTCAACGTGTTGTATTTGGATGACGATTGAATGAGTTGGTTGATGGCGTCCGGATGGGCTGATTGAATATGGTGATTGATCATTTCAGCGGCCGGGTAAAAGGCATCGTGTAGGTGGAAGACCTGATCTTGTTGAAAGTCTTGACCACAATAATTGCAAATATAAGCGGTAGCAGTGGTGTGCCACCCCTGTTCAATTTCAGATAGTGTTAATGTTGCGAGATCCATAGGTATCCCTCCAATAGCCATAATCATACAAATGTTTATTGAATCTGTCAATACAATCTACAAAAGTGGCCAAAATAATTACAATTCCGATGGAAATCATGCTGCCGTTGGTTGGCCCAAGGGGTTAGGTTAGTATGATTTTATTTGTAAGCGGCCTGCCTTGCTTGGTTTCGATGGGCCAGGTATGATTGGGTCATGTTATTTTGACGGAGGGGTTGAGTAGATGCTACCAAGACTGATTGCCACGGACTTAGACGGGACCTTTTTAGATGCAAATGGGGTGTATGATCGTCAGCAATTTGATGCCATGTTGGGTGAAATGACCGCGCGTGGTAGCCGATTTGTTGTGACGACTGGTGACCCCCTGGACCATGTTCAAGAGCTCTTTGCCCCGTTGCGGAACCGGGCACAGCTAACCTACGTGGTTGAGGATGGCGCCTTGATCACCACCGCCAGTGGTAGTCAGCTTCAGATGACGACCTTACCCCAGTTACATTGGCAGTCGGCCGTCTCTTGGCTGGAAACGACGCCCATTATGGCGGGCTGCTTCATCATTGCTTGCGGTGCGGAGCGGGCATATACGACGTTGCCGGCCGACAGCCAGCGGTTTGCAGAGTCCCGCGAATTTTATCCCAGTCTGACTTCGGTGGCAGATTTAACGACAGTGAGCGCGGCTATTTTGAAGCTTGATATTACGTGGCTGAGGACGGACGTCGTGGCGCAAGTTGCAGCGTTTAATGCACGTTTTGCCGGCGAATTAGTCGGTGTTAGTAGTGGCTTGGGGGGGATGAACGTCTCACTCCCCCAGGTTAGTAAGGCCGCAGGATTGGCCTTTCTTGGCCAACAATGGGGCATCACGCCAGCAGAAATGGCTGCTTTTGGCGATTCTGGAAATGACTTGACCATGTTACAGCTGGTGGGTCAGGGATTCGCAGTGGCTAACGCTGCACCGGAACTGGCAACACAGCCGCATTTGAAGGGAACAAATGAGCAGGGCGCGGTCATGGCGCAGATTGCTGAATGGCTAGTTTGAGTGGCTAGTTTCCGTATCAAATAAAAGTTGGCGCCCTGAGCCACGGGTAGGGGGTACACTCGCTGGGAGTAGGGGGCGAGTAGCGATGACGGATAGGATAGCACAACTGGGGATGAGGCTGGTCAATGGTGAGGTGCGTTTTTACCGTAACCGCCAGATCAGTGCCATTCGCCAAGCGTTACGGTTGATATTCCCCATTATTTTATTGGGGAGTCTGGCGGATTTCTTGGAGCAGTCCTGGTTACGAACGGATGGCTATTACTATCAAACACTGCACGTGGCGCGGTGGCTGTTTCAAGTGAAAATTCTACGGCAGTATTTGCGATTGATCAGCGCGGGTACCCTGGGATTGGCCGGAATCTTAATGGCATTTGCGGTGAGCTTTTACCTGGTGGTACCAGTGACCCAGCACATGACGGATCGCCTGATGGCCGGAACGATTGCCGTGATTAGTCTGAAATTTTTTAACGTGACTCGGACCTCAGTTCTGGGTGGTCACACGATCAAATGGGTGGCGACTGACCTGGGGATTCAGGGAATTCTAGTCGGTATTTTGGTGGGAGTACTCGTGGGCAATGGCTACCGTTGGGCACTCGGTCATCGTTCACCAGACTTGGAACAGATTCCAAGTACGCTGGTCATCACCTGCACTTGGTTAGTTGTGATGGCAGCTTTAGGTTTGCTTTGGGTCAGCACACAGACGGTTAGTCTCAATTCTGCTTTTGCCAGCATCATTCGGTGGCCGTTTCGCTTGCCCCATTTCATTCTGGGCTTGCTGGGATATTGCGTTTTAAATGGGGCCTTTGAGTGGTTGGGAGTTCTAGGGCCGTTGTCAGCAAGCAGCGGGCAATCAATTGAATCTGCCCAGAATTTAGCAGCCGTGTTGGCACATCATGGCTGGCAGTTGCCGCATCCGCTAACGCTGCATACGGTCGTCAGCGTTTATGCCAACGTTGGTGGAACGGGAATGATGCTCGCACTATTGTTGGCACTATTTTTGAGCCGACCCACGGCGTGGCAGCGGCGAATCGGTTGGTTGAGCCTGGTACCAACCTTGGGAAACGTCAATGCGCCAATGATGGTCGGCTTACCTGTCATTTTAAGCCCCCTGATGGGGATTCCGTTCATTCTAGCTCCGAGTGCTTGTATTACACTTAGCTGGCTCTGTATCCGCCTTAAATGGGTTCCTGCGGTGGCATATCCATTATTGACTGGGACGCCGGGACCGTTGCAGGCTTATCTGGGAACTGGCGGCAATTGGACCGCACTGGCGTTATCGTTGGCCGACTTAATCTTAAGTACGGCAATCTATTATCCCTTTGTTAAATTGGTGCAGGCGGCTCACCGGCAACTAGACGGGGAGGTGGCTTAAGATGCATCGCACAAATTTGCATCGACTATGGGCAGTCTTATTATTGCTGGCAGTGTTGTGTTTGCCAGGATTTTGGTGGCAGCCGCATCAGGAAAAAATTGTGCGGGCTAACTATCAAAGTCTAATGGCACCAGTGTTCTTCGTCCCTGGTTCAAGTGCGACACAGAATCGATTCAATGCGTTGGTTAAAGAGTTGAATCGAGAGTCGCCAACGACTCATAGTCTGTTACGGGTCGAGGTCATGACTAACGGTCACCTAGAATACAGTGGAAATCTGAAGCAGGGAGACCAGCGGCCGTTCATCGTGGTGGGGTTTCAAAACCATCGGGATGGTCCAGCTAACGTTCGCAAACAGGCGGTCTGGTTTGCGACGGCCTTTCAGGCTTTAGAAAGGACGTATCATTTCACACACTTCTCGGCTATGGGTCACTCTAATGGTGGTCTGGTTCTGACATTGTTTATGGAACATGACCTGGCCAAGACTAAGACCAAAATTGATCGATTGATGACCATTGCCACACCATTTAATTTAGAAGAACAGGATGCTGCGGTCGACACTGACTTGT belongs to Levilactobacillus yonginensis and includes:
- a CDS encoding ECF transporter S component — protein: MKGWHVRDIIFVTILAIFMGTIFFVTGPLYTVLAAALAPAGLQPLANELLLGIWVMAGPLAGFIIRIPGSATLGEFLGAVVEMFFGGIWGASTLISGALQGIGSELGFAFTGYKHYGWFTLALSSLTTAIVTFGWDMIKNGYASYHLGFMALLFVVRLLSIFFFGGILTKLIANLLVRAHVLPSTAH
- a CDS encoding D-alanyl-D-alanine carboxypeptidase family protein, producing the protein MTSLHIRRGMVVLLAAITVGGVVSQEVPADAAGYQTVSTKKIKKMAYHKKSSKGAIFNKKHTKKVSNLKAHPNTTWYATKQATLKHGKTKGIYLYVNNNKKTVKGWVWHSYLKKGKAPFVLNKAKAAVAMDAKTGKVVWSKHANTARPIASVSKIMTLYLTLKKVDGKNSNWNKKIKIKSKGLVRMSRTSAYGGFHFKLNHSYTVKQLYDAAFLDSSNNSAIALGQWVAGSNGKFIKKMNAQAKAWKLGHAHFVSASGLENSDLRQFGYKYGSANANKVSAKDVALMARHLMTDFPRVLKDGKVGSKRVNGQLCYNYNNMLKGRKYYQASLKVDGLKTGYTPLAGYCFVGTGQKSGKHRVITVVLHDENEFSETRSLMNHVYGFRSMAN
- a CDS encoding serine hydrolase, with product MGMSKFKGAVLAVLFTVALGGAVATGTTAHAATYTTVSTTNVTKAAYHKKSTAGAIYNKAHNRRIATMKGYPNTTWYVTQHATLKHANSKGIYYYVQNKAGSVKGWIWHGYLTKGKAPFGLKYAKNAIAMDYTTGKAVWSKSANTARPIASVSKLMTLYLVLQKVDGSSSKWNEVVDTSSKGLISMSQSSSCGGFLFKTGHKYTVKDLYDAALLDSSNNAAIALGQWVAGSNAKFIQQMNAQAKTWNLDKASFVSASGLENSDLKVFGYAYGSANANMVSAKDVALIARHLIQDYPRILTDGSVGSKTVDGQLTYNYNNLLKGRKYYQAALKVDGLKTGYTPLAGYCFVGTGQKTGKHRVITVVLHDENEFTETRSLMNQAYSYSSMSD
- a CDS encoding chloramphenicol acetyltransferase produces the protein MTTINTNYHPIDQTTWPRREYFYYFTKMMPTGFTVNATIDITATLDWAHRHEVKFNAAYLFLVSQVLTRHPEFRVGMVDDQLVEFDVVHPSYSVLHEDDHSISSLWTAYSPNFSQFYQDYLQDLKRLGSQHTPMPKAPQSANLYMIGSIPWLDFTSYTPLPFTPLNTYFPVIQAGQYTTKGGKTTMPLSFTIHHAVADGYHVSQFYQDLRAAMAQPEAWLTTD
- a CDS encoding GIY-YIG nuclease family protein; translation: MDKKERIRQYKATPTKYGVIQIKNTKNGKTFIDTVANTHNRWGYYRLNLNKNFYRTSPLQADWNTFGESAFTYEVLWEEETTEVTNLRQTLKDLKQTWLAKCQPAYNQK
- a CDS encoding DUF2087 domain-containing protein; translated protein: MDLATLTLSEIEQGWHTTATAYICNYCGQDFQQDQVFHLHDAFYPAAEMINHHIQSAHPDAINQLIQSSSKYNTLTTKQRDLLVAFSQGVKDATIAQDNHVAAATIRHQKFTFREKAKQAKLYLAIYNQVFNNPERDTPIALPPATQANGLIAITQRDYHQILQKYFDPGDKLRLKRWPKQHKAILAVLKRVSLEIPTTQHFTERTMNDLLVPIFDDYVRLRRYLIDYGFLARTADGQDYWRLTFKE
- a CDS encoding HAD-IIB family hydrolase — protein: MLPRLIATDLDGTFLDANGVYDRQQFDAMLGEMTARGSRFVVTTGDPLDHVQELFAPLRNRAQLTYVVEDGALITTASGSQLQMTTLPQLHWQSAVSWLETTPIMAGCFIIACGAERAYTTLPADSQRFAESREFYPSLTSVADLTTVSAAILKLDITWLRTDVVAQVAAFNARFAGELVGVSSGLGGMNVSLPQVSKAAGLAFLGQQWGITPAEMAAFGDSGNDLTMLQLVGQGFAVANAAPELATQPHLKGTNEQGAVMAQIAEWLV
- a CDS encoding PTS transporter subunit EIIC, producing the protein MTDRIAQLGMRLVNGEVRFYRNRQISAIRQALRLIFPIILLGSLADFLEQSWLRTDGYYYQTLHVARWLFQVKILRQYLRLISAGTLGLAGILMAFAVSFYLVVPVTQHMTDRLMAGTIAVISLKFFNVTRTSVLGGHTIKWVATDLGIQGILVGILVGVLVGNGYRWALGHRSPDLEQIPSTLVITCTWLVVMAALGLLWVSTQTVSLNSAFASIIRWPFRLPHFILGLLGYCVLNGAFEWLGVLGPLSASSGQSIESAQNLAAVLAHHGWQLPHPLTLHTVVSVYANVGGTGMMLALLLALFLSRPTAWQRRIGWLSLVPTLGNVNAPMMVGLPVILSPLMGIPFILAPSACITLSWLCIRLKWVPAVAYPLLTGTPGPLQAYLGTGGNWTALALSLADLILSTAIYYPFVKLVQAAHRQLDGEVA
- a CDS encoding alpha/beta hydrolase, giving the protein MHRTNLHRLWAVLLLLAVLCLPGFWWQPHQEKIVRANYQSLMAPVFFVPGSSATQNRFNALVKELNRESPTTHSLLRVEVMTNGHLEYSGNLKQGDQRPFIVVGFQNHRDGPANVRKQAVWFATAFQALERTYHFTHFSAMGHSNGGLVLTLFMEHDLAKTKTKIDRLMTIATPFNLEEQDAAVDTDLFKELSGDRANLPRNATVYSIAGSKTFASDGIVPFDSVNRGKYIFQNQVKHFTQITVTGANANHADLPENQQIVALIRQDLLS